The following are encoded in a window of Streptomyces griseiscabiei genomic DNA:
- a CDS encoding carbohydrate ABC transporter permease gives MNRTTQAPDALSARGRNGAATAAPPPARTTPRRRPASPQWAAWAFLAPVTLYLALFYAYPLYRNIDLSLRNYTVRSFVQGDAPFTGLKNYLTVFDDPTFAPALLHTVVFTAVCLVFQYAIGLALAVFFNQHFRLSATLRALFLVPWLLPLIVSASTWSWMLNSDSGIVNATLHAVGIEPVNWLTSPSWALASVIIANIWIGVPFNLVVLYSGLQSIPTSLYEAAALDGANAWQRFWRITFPLLRPVSAITLLLGLVYTLKVFDIIWIMTKGGPADSSTTFATWSYQLGFGNLLPAFGPGAAVGNLLVVAALVFGLIYLRVQRKQALS, from the coding sequence ATGAACCGCACGACACAAGCGCCGGATGCGCTGTCGGCACGCGGCCGGAACGGGGCGGCGACCGCCGCCCCGCCCCCGGCCCGCACCACGCCCCGGCGGCGTCCAGCCTCCCCGCAGTGGGCTGCCTGGGCCTTTCTCGCCCCGGTCACCCTCTACCTCGCTCTTTTCTACGCCTATCCCCTGTACCGCAACATCGACCTGAGCCTGCGCAACTACACGGTCCGCTCCTTTGTGCAGGGGGACGCGCCGTTCACGGGCCTGAAGAACTATCTGACCGTTTTCGACGACCCGACGTTCGCCCCCGCCCTGCTGCACACCGTCGTGTTCACCGCCGTGTGCCTGGTCTTCCAGTACGCGATCGGCCTGGCCCTCGCCGTCTTCTTCAACCAGCACTTCCGGCTCTCGGCCACCCTGCGCGCCCTGTTCCTGGTTCCCTGGCTGCTGCCGCTGATCGTGTCGGCGTCGACCTGGTCGTGGATGCTCAACAGCGACTCCGGCATCGTCAACGCCACCCTGCACGCCGTCGGCATCGAGCCGGTGAACTGGCTGACCTCGCCGTCCTGGGCACTGGCCTCGGTGATCATCGCGAACATCTGGATCGGCGTCCCCTTCAACCTGGTCGTGCTCTACAGCGGCCTCCAGTCCATCCCCACCAGCCTGTACGAGGCGGCGGCCCTCGACGGCGCGAACGCCTGGCAGCGCTTCTGGCGCATCACCTTCCCGCTCCTGCGCCCGGTGTCCGCCATCACCCTGCTCCTCGGGCTGGTCTACACCCTCAAGGTCTTCGACATCATCTGGATCATGACCAAGGGCGGCCCTGCCGACTCCTCCACCACCTTCGCCACCTGGTCCTACCAACTCGGCTTCGGCAACCTGCTGCCCGCCTTCGGCCCCGGAGCGGCCGTCGGCAACCTGCTCGTCGTCGCCGCCCTGGTCTTCGGCCTGATCTACCTGCGGGTCCAGCGAAAGCAGGCGCTGTCATGA
- a CDS encoding carbohydrate ABC transporter permease — translation MTSTQPVLNRSPRTWAKTAIGLVLTAVMLFPVYWMLNVSFTRDQDMRKSPPDLFPARPTLEGYRAVVDQQLPYLGTSLVIGLGTVALTVALAAPAGYALAKLRPRGGGILNFVLLAAQMIPGIIMAMGFYAIYLQLGLLQSVPGLIVADSTLAVPFAVLIFTAFMSGIPGELLQAATMDGAGPLRTFWSIVLPMSRNSVVTVSLFAFLWSWSDFVFASTLVNGGAHEPITLGIYHYIGNNNQQWNAIMATAVVASLPAAVILVLAQRYVAAGVTAGAVKD, via the coding sequence ATGACGAGTACACAGCCGGTCCTCAACCGCAGCCCCCGTACCTGGGCAAAGACTGCCATCGGCCTCGTCCTGACCGCCGTCATGCTCTTCCCGGTCTACTGGATGCTGAACGTGTCCTTCACCCGCGACCAGGACATGCGCAAGAGCCCGCCGGACCTGTTCCCCGCCCGGCCCACTCTGGAGGGCTACCGGGCCGTCGTCGACCAGCAGTTGCCCTACCTCGGCACCAGCCTCGTCATCGGCCTCGGCACCGTGGCCCTGACCGTGGCACTGGCCGCCCCGGCCGGCTACGCGCTCGCCAAACTGCGTCCACGCGGCGGTGGAATCCTCAACTTCGTCCTGCTGGCCGCCCAGATGATCCCCGGCATCATCATGGCGATGGGGTTCTACGCCATCTACCTCCAGCTCGGCCTGCTCCAGTCCGTGCCCGGCCTGATCGTCGCCGACTCCACCCTCGCCGTCCCGTTCGCGGTGCTCATCTTCACCGCGTTCATGTCCGGCATCCCCGGCGAACTCCTCCAGGCCGCGACCATGGACGGTGCCGGGCCGCTGCGCACTTTCTGGTCGATCGTCCTGCCGATGAGCCGCAACTCGGTCGTCACGGTGTCCCTGTTCGCGTTCCTGTGGTCCTGGTCCGACTTCGTCTTCGCCAGCACTCTCGTCAACGGCGGCGCCCACGAGCCGATCACCCTGGGCATCTACCACTACATCGGCAACAACAACCAGCAGTGGAACGCCATCATGGCCACCGCCGTCGTCGCCTCACTGCCCGCCGCGGTCATCCTCGTCCTCGCCCAGCGCTACGTCGCCGCCGGCGTGACCGCCGGCGCCGTCAAGGACTGA
- a CDS encoding amylo-alpha-1,6-glucosidase, producing the protein MTAAPTGPPFSVHDIPFSAHGSWFGISPVLAEKTRAEDLHLVSHQNGMHAVLRLVPLDAATGERAETRVEATPGLLSWTGADGRIDLAYESPDTVRVHGTGLGFGISAAAHALTPFSGTYFYRDPVDGAYVFTSYETGRRYRVTVLSGTVADVTGSQALGAGERGLTVTAGADGSWEVAIEELDSARAPFRSRAAFGEVVEAARQSFAEFVDTLAPWRSATTPAAELAAYVVWSATVRPAGLVTRPAVLMSKHWMDKVWSWDHCFNALALAPGCPDLAWDQFSLPFDHQDESGALPDSVTHSEVLHNFVKPPIHGWTFGHLRRRLPEPLTRAQLTEAYDRLTRWTDFWLTARRAPGAALPHYQHGNDSGWDNATTFDPERVVVTADLAAFLILQLRELADLATDLDRHDDARTWTRTADATQAALLEQLWTGERFVARGLDSQDTWSSASLLDLMPIALGEHLPESVSSVLADRIEAHLTSHGLATELPTSPHYLSDGYWRGPIWAPATVLVEDGLRRAGHIRLADEISARFRALCETSGFAENFDALTGEGLRDRAYTWTASSYLLLAEAHELRRADTRTNTTVA; encoded by the coding sequence ATGACCGCCGCCCCGACCGGCCCGCCCTTCTCCGTCCACGACATACCCTTCAGCGCGCACGGCTCCTGGTTCGGCATCTCTCCCGTGCTGGCGGAGAAGACACGCGCCGAGGACCTCCACCTCGTCTCGCACCAGAACGGCATGCACGCCGTCCTGCGCCTCGTCCCCCTCGACGCGGCGACGGGGGAGCGGGCAGAGACCCGTGTTGAGGCGACACCGGGCCTGCTCAGCTGGACCGGTGCGGACGGGCGCATCGACCTCGCCTACGAGTCGCCGGACACCGTACGCGTACACGGCACCGGTCTCGGGTTCGGCATCAGCGCGGCGGCTCACGCCCTGACCCCGTTCAGCGGGACCTACTTCTACCGCGACCCGGTGGACGGCGCGTATGTGTTCACCTCCTACGAGACCGGGCGCCGCTACCGCGTCACCGTGCTGTCCGGCACGGTCGCCGACGTGACCGGTTCCCAGGCCCTGGGCGCCGGGGAGCGCGGCCTCACGGTCACCGCCGGGGCCGACGGCTCGTGGGAGGTCGCGATCGAGGAACTCGACAGCGCGCGAGCGCCCTTCCGCTCGCGGGCCGCGTTCGGCGAGGTCGTGGAGGCAGCACGGCAGTCGTTCGCCGAGTTCGTCGACACACTCGCCCCGTGGCGTTCGGCCACCACCCCGGCCGCCGAACTCGCCGCCTATGTGGTCTGGTCGGCGACCGTGCGCCCGGCGGGTCTCGTCACCCGTCCCGCCGTACTGATGTCCAAGCACTGGATGGACAAGGTGTGGAGCTGGGACCACTGCTTCAACGCCCTTGCCCTGGCGCCCGGTTGCCCGGACCTGGCCTGGGACCAGTTCTCCCTCCCCTTCGACCACCAGGACGAGAGCGGCGCGCTGCCCGACTCCGTCACCCACTCCGAGGTCCTCCACAACTTCGTCAAACCCCCTATCCACGGCTGGACCTTCGGGCACCTCCGCAGACGGCTGCCCGAGCCGCTCACCCGTGCGCAACTGACCGAGGCGTACGACAGACTGACCCGCTGGACGGACTTCTGGCTCACCGCGCGACGCGCACCCGGCGCGGCCCTGCCCCACTACCAGCACGGCAACGACAGCGGCTGGGACAACGCCACCACCTTCGACCCCGAACGCGTGGTCGTCACCGCCGACCTGGCCGCCTTCCTCATCCTCCAACTGCGTGAACTTGCCGACCTGGCCACCGACCTGGACCGGCACGACGACGCCCGCACCTGGACGCGTACGGCTGACGCGACCCAGGCCGCGCTGCTCGAACAGCTCTGGACCGGCGAGCGGTTCGTTGCCCGGGGCCTGGACAGCCAGGACACCTGGAGCAGCGCCAGCCTGCTCGACCTGATGCCCATCGCGCTGGGCGAGCACCTGCCCGAAAGCGTCAGCAGCGTCCTGGCCGACCGCATCGAGGCTCACCTCACCTCGCACGGCCTGGCCACCGAACTTCCCACCTCGCCGCACTACCTCTCCGACGGCTACTGGCGCGGCCCGATCTGGGCCCCCGCCACCGTCCTCGTCGAGGACGGCCTGCGCCGGGCCGGGCACATACGCCTCGCGGACGAGATCAGCGCCCGCTTCCGCGCCCTGTGCGAAACCTCCGGATTCGCCGAGAACTTCGATGCACTGACCGGCGAGGGACTGCGCGACCGCGCCTACACCTGGACCGCGAGCAGCTACCTCCTCCTCGCCGAAGCCCACGAACTCCGGCGCGCGGACACCAGAACCAACACCACCGTCGCCTGA
- a CDS encoding RICIN domain-containing protein: MTGIGQRRSTTRRLLHGITKSLLSLTVIAGATTVMVTPASAATPTLTVDLGTTTGAFHGGASGVLYGLYGPDVPTDNLIEGMGLQTINTKAQDGQQHPGSDVLEVAKPFVDTGGKDIMIYMTDVYRTFSYERASYAAYQSAMRTQIEQVLASPYKDRVVLVPYNEPDGMWFQGMRTQAGPLASFNAEWLQTYNFIKGLWPAARIAGPNLSSYTEFAYKGFLTYCKANNCLPDVTTWHTLGSPADVRSTTDNYRAAETAVGTGSHLPINLNEYAFRYHLTDPGQMVQWIAAMEDEKIDGNLPYWNINGNLGDSAAAQNTPNAQWWLYNWYSSMTGNTVKVTGAANNAAYTLQGLASLDTAKKQARVILAGGGTSGDSNTVIKNIDPAVFGSTVHVSVFQDRYSGYIGAAATPTRLSDADVAVGSDGSITLPITLDAMSAYEVVVSPGGTGSATASDSTWSASYEAESATLSGSGYNINTEGTTSRLDKFATSGTKDVGGLRTGSTTVISFPVSVPTTGDYDLSVFGSSYAKDADVKGPTNVYARVDGGASTRVDIPVGFQWVVWGHSDTTVHLTAGSHTITLATTGDNGAATVGDAIIDKIDLRYKDAAVQGTTLYEAEQANLSDNGTASYTSQGQSGAGAVNLTSGKSATFWVYSARDGYADLTARFRNTGQAGLTVNGKAADDQTLSGATTGAWSTSANRVYLNSGINKVKVTGTSGTLALDDLAVTPFSATDAVTTGNVVTYQAENGTLTGTAATDTTYSQANGGVVTGIGNGTANSLTLNVNAPEAGTYAMTMRYANNEELPSNHYNPDLYAEHADVSVNGGTATRVNFASTLHWNQFNNYTVPVTLAAGANTVKFTASQLYNYDGTTIGVVYSGGGSDIGQPMRSSSAPHLDQVSFAPASLHIGASTGFSSTAVAQHSGLCLEDPAQSTADGTQYQQNTCGSGEAQRFDFHPVTGATDTYTVVNHSSGKCLDISALSTANGAAVQQWTCLGAANQRFTLRPVTALGNSHDYQLVAAHSGKCVDVSTISTAPGALVHQWTCDTGSTLTTKKNQIWRLSGKD, from the coding sequence ATGACAGGAATCGGGCAAAGACGCTCGACCACGAGACGCCTTCTCCACGGCATCACCAAGTCGCTGCTCTCGCTGACCGTCATAGCAGGCGCCACCACCGTGATGGTGACGCCTGCCTCCGCCGCCACCCCCACCCTCACCGTCGACCTGGGCACCACCACCGGAGCCTTCCACGGCGGTGCCTCCGGGGTGCTGTACGGCCTGTACGGGCCGGACGTGCCGACCGACAACCTCATCGAGGGGATGGGCCTGCAGACCATCAACACGAAGGCCCAGGACGGACAGCAGCACCCGGGCTCGGACGTACTGGAGGTCGCCAAGCCGTTCGTGGACACCGGCGGCAAAGACATCATGATCTACATGACGGACGTGTACCGCACGTTCAGTTACGAACGCGCCAGCTACGCCGCCTACCAGTCGGCCATGAGGACCCAGATCGAGCAGGTGCTGGCCAGCCCCTACAAGGACCGTGTCGTCCTCGTCCCTTACAACGAGCCCGACGGCATGTGGTTCCAGGGCATGCGCACCCAGGCAGGGCCGCTGGCCTCCTTCAACGCCGAGTGGCTCCAGACGTACAACTTCATCAAGGGCCTGTGGCCCGCGGCGCGGATAGCCGGACCCAACCTTTCCAGCTACACCGAGTTCGCCTACAAGGGCTTCCTCACCTACTGCAAGGCCAACAACTGCCTGCCGGACGTCACGACCTGGCACACCCTGGGCAGCCCCGCGGACGTGCGCAGCACCACCGACAACTACCGCGCGGCCGAGACCGCGGTGGGGACCGGCTCGCACCTGCCGATCAACCTCAACGAGTACGCCTTCCGCTACCACCTGACCGACCCCGGCCAGATGGTGCAGTGGATCGCGGCCATGGAGGACGAGAAGATCGACGGAAACCTGCCCTACTGGAACATCAACGGCAACCTCGGCGACTCCGCCGCGGCCCAGAACACCCCCAACGCCCAGTGGTGGCTCTACAACTGGTACAGCTCCATGACCGGCAACACGGTCAAGGTCACCGGCGCCGCCAACAACGCCGCGTACACCCTCCAGGGCCTGGCGAGCCTGGACACGGCCAAGAAGCAGGCCCGCGTCATCCTCGCCGGGGGCGGCACGAGCGGCGACTCCAACACGGTCATCAAGAACATCGACCCCGCCGTCTTCGGCAGCACCGTGCACGTCAGCGTCTTCCAGGACCGCTACAGCGGCTACATCGGCGCGGCGGCCACCCCGACGCGGCTCTCCGACGCCGACGTCGCCGTGGGCTCCGACGGCTCGATCACCCTGCCCATCACCCTCGACGCGATGTCCGCGTACGAGGTGGTCGTCTCCCCTGGCGGCACCGGTAGCGCCACCGCCTCCGACAGCACCTGGTCGGCCAGCTACGAGGCCGAGAGCGCCACGCTCAGCGGCAGCGGCTACAACATCAACACCGAGGGCACCACCAGCAGACTCGACAAGTTCGCCACCTCGGGTACGAAGGATGTCGGCGGCCTGCGCACCGGCTCGACCACGGTGATCTCCTTCCCTGTCTCCGTCCCCACCACCGGCGACTACGACCTGTCGGTGTTCGGCAGCAGCTACGCCAAGGACGCCGACGTCAAGGGCCCGACGAACGTGTACGCGCGGGTCGACGGCGGCGCCTCGACCAGGGTCGACATACCGGTGGGCTTCCAGTGGGTGGTGTGGGGGCACAGCGACACCACGGTGCACCTCACCGCGGGCAGCCACACCATCACCCTGGCCACCACCGGGGACAACGGCGCGGCGACCGTCGGCGACGCCATCATCGACAAGATCGACCTCCGGTACAAGGACGCCGCGGTCCAGGGCACCACGCTCTACGAGGCCGAGCAGGCCAACCTCTCCGACAACGGCACCGCTTCCTACACCTCCCAGGGTCAGTCCGGCGCCGGCGCGGTGAACCTCACCTCCGGCAAGTCCGCCACGTTCTGGGTCTACTCCGCCCGTGACGGCTACGCGGACCTGACGGCCCGCTTCCGCAACACCGGCCAGGCCGGCCTCACCGTCAACGGCAAGGCAGCCGACGACCAGACCCTCTCCGGCGCGACGACCGGCGCCTGGTCCACCTCCGCCAACCGGGTCTACCTCAACAGCGGCATCAACAAGGTCAAGGTGACCGGCACCAGCGGCACCCTCGCCCTGGACGACCTGGCCGTCACCCCGTTCAGCGCCACCGACGCCGTCACCACCGGAAACGTCGTCACCTACCAGGCCGAGAACGGCACCCTCACCGGCACCGCGGCCACCGACACCACCTACAGCCAGGCCAACGGCGGCGTCGTCACCGGCATCGGCAACGGAACCGCCAACTCCCTCACCCTCAACGTCAACGCGCCCGAGGCCGGCACGTACGCCATGACCATGCGCTACGCCAACAACGAGGAACTGCCCTCCAACCACTACAACCCCGACCTGTACGCCGAGCACGCCGACGTCAGTGTCAACGGCGGCACCGCCACCCGCGTCAACTTCGCCAGCACCCTGCACTGGAACCAGTTCAACAACTACACGGTTCCCGTCACCCTCGCCGCGGGCGCGAACACGGTGAAGTTCACCGCCTCGCAGCTCTACAACTACGACGGCACCACCATCGGCGTGGTCTACTCCGGCGGCGGCAGCGACATCGGCCAGCCCATGCGCTCCAGCTCCGCGCCCCACCTCGACCAGGTCTCCTTCGCACCCGCGAGCCTGCACATCGGCGCCTCGACCGGCTTCTCCTCCACGGCCGTCGCCCAGCACAGCGGGCTCTGCCTCGAAGACCCCGCCCAGTCCACCGCCGACGGCACCCAGTACCAGCAGAACACTTGCGGAAGCGGCGAGGCACAGCGCTTCGACTTCCACCCCGTCACCGGCGCCACCGACACCTACACCGTCGTCAACCACTCCAGCGGCAAGTGCCTCGACATCTCCGCCCTCTCCACGGCCAACGGCGCCGCCGTCCAGCAGTGGACCTGCCTCGGCGCCGCCAACCAACGGTTCACCCTCAGGCCCGTCACCGCACTCGGCAACAGCCACGACTACCAACTAGTCGCCGCACACAGCGGCAAGTGCGTCGACGTCAGCACCATCTCCACCGCACCCGGCGCCCTCGTCCACCAATGGACCTGTGACACGGGAAGCACGCTGACCACCAAGAAGAACCAGATCTGGCGGCTCTCCGGCAAGGACTGA
- a CDS encoding aldo/keto reductase → MKHIKLGDLNVSRIGLGTMGMSAFYTGHSADDAESIRTIHRALDLGVTLIDTAEVYGPFTNEELVGRAVKGRRDEVVVATKFGFLSHTGRPAGSLDSSPASIRTAVEGSLRRLDTDYIDLYYQHRVDPDTPIEDTVGVLAELVAEGKIRHIGLSEAGAQTIRRAHAVHPVTALQSEYSLWTRDPEAEVLPVLRELGIGLVPYSPLGHGFLTGQIRSTDDFADDDWRKTNPRFMGENFQRNLRVADEVKAVADEAGATPAQVALAWLLAQGDDIAPIPGTKRVERVEENTAADAIELSTAQLAKLDNLTPAAGDSHNEAGKRLLER, encoded by the coding sequence ATGAAGCACATCAAACTGGGGGACCTGAACGTTTCCCGCATCGGCCTGGGCACGATGGGCATGAGCGCCTTCTACACCGGGCACAGCGCGGACGACGCCGAGTCGATCCGTACCATCCACCGCGCTCTCGACCTGGGCGTCACCCTCATCGACACCGCCGAGGTCTACGGGCCGTTCACCAACGAGGAACTCGTCGGCCGGGCCGTCAAGGGCCGTCGTGACGAGGTCGTCGTGGCGACGAAGTTCGGCTTCCTCTCCCACACGGGCCGCCCCGCCGGCTCCCTGGACAGCAGCCCCGCGAGCATCCGCACCGCGGTCGAGGGCTCCCTGAGGCGGCTCGACACCGACTACATCGACCTGTACTACCAGCACCGTGTCGACCCGGACACGCCCATCGAGGACACCGTCGGCGTGCTGGCGGAGCTGGTCGCCGAGGGCAAGATCCGCCACATCGGCCTGTCCGAGGCCGGCGCGCAGACAATCCGCCGCGCCCACGCCGTCCATCCGGTCACCGCCCTGCAGTCGGAGTACTCACTGTGGACCCGTGACCCGGAGGCGGAGGTACTGCCGGTGCTGCGCGAGCTGGGCATCGGCCTCGTGCCGTACTCGCCGCTCGGCCACGGCTTCCTCACCGGCCAGATCCGCTCGACGGACGACTTCGCCGACGACGACTGGCGCAAGACCAACCCGCGTTTCATGGGCGAGAACTTCCAGCGCAACCTCCGCGTCGCCGACGAGGTCAAGGCCGTCGCCGACGAGGCCGGCGCCACCCCGGCGCAGGTGGCCCTGGCCTGGCTGCTGGCCCAGGGCGACGACATCGCCCCCATCCCCGGCACCAAGCGTGTCGAGCGCGTCGAGGAGAACACCGCCGCCGACGCCATCGAACTGAGCACCGCCCAGCTCGCCAAGCTCGACAACCTCACCCCGGCAGCCGGCGACAGCCACAACGAGGCAGGCAAGCGGCTCCTGGAACGCTGA
- a CDS encoding helix-turn-helix transcriptional regulator translates to MTSEQPHGTELGRFLRARRAQVTPAEAGLTAGTGRRRTPGLRREELATLAGISVDYYVRLERGKENRPSPSVIDALARALLLEDDEHEHLRSLAALAARTASEPPPAPSRTVRPGVKLLLESLRPNPAHVVSRTFDLLAHNPAGLRLLPGIEDWPANRRNTARYSFLHPAAREVFDDWENSLRGCVARLRAVAGTDPDAPDLAQLVGELLLKSPEFARLWERYDVRGRAYGHKTYHHPEVGTLTLGYQSMQLEGTPGQRLVTYYAEPGTPEHDAIVLLDMTAHEYPSGRTGRGSTPSVPGPDVRPNGSSSSTS, encoded by the coding sequence ATGACGAGTGAGCAGCCGCACGGCACCGAGCTGGGGCGTTTCCTGCGCGCCCGCAGGGCCCAGGTGACCCCCGCCGAGGCCGGCCTGACCGCCGGCACGGGCCGGCGCCGCACGCCCGGGCTGCGCCGTGAGGAACTGGCCACCCTGGCCGGGATCAGCGTCGACTACTACGTCCGCCTGGAACGCGGCAAGGAGAACCGTCCCAGCCCCTCGGTGATCGACGCCCTGGCCCGTGCCCTCCTGCTGGAGGACGACGAGCACGAGCACCTGCGCAGCCTGGCCGCCCTCGCAGCACGCACCGCATCGGAGCCGCCGCCGGCGCCCAGCCGCACTGTACGTCCCGGCGTGAAACTGCTGCTGGAGAGTCTGCGGCCCAACCCCGCCCACGTGGTCAGCCGCACTTTCGACCTGCTCGCCCACAACCCGGCCGGGCTGCGGCTCCTCCCCGGCATCGAGGACTGGCCGGCCAATCGGCGCAACACCGCACGCTACTCATTCCTCCACCCCGCGGCCCGCGAGGTGTTCGACGACTGGGAGAACTCACTGCGCGGCTGCGTGGCCCGCCTGCGCGCCGTGGCCGGCACCGACCCCGATGCCCCCGACCTCGCCCAGCTCGTCGGCGAACTCCTCCTCAAGAGCCCGGAGTTCGCCCGCCTCTGGGAGCGCTACGACGTCCGAGGACGCGCTTACGGCCACAAGACCTACCACCACCCGGAGGTCGGCACCCTCACCCTGGGCTACCAGTCCATGCAACTGGAGGGCACCCCCGGTCAGCGCCTGGTCACGTACTACGCCGAACCCGGCACTCCCGAGCACGACGCGATCGTCCTCCTCGACATGACCGCGCACGAATACCCCTCCGGCAGGACAGGGCGAGGGAGTACTCCGTCGGTACCCGGCCCGGACGTAAGGCCGAACGGGTCCTCGTCCTCCACTTCCTGA